CACAGGAAGCACAGTCCAGTCAGTTGACCTCATCTTCACAAGACTCTGGATCTACAGCCATCATATctacaacaaatgcaaaagaaagaatattctagAGTGGGCAAAGGAGCTTTCCCTGTCTGGGTTTAGCATGCCTGGAAAACCTGGTGTTGTTTGTGTGGAAGGCCCACAAAGTGCCTGTGAAGAATTCTGGTCAAGGTTTGCTTTCACATATGTATGTGAAGTCATGTCAAAAATTTTAATAGTAAACAagatacagtcatgtgctgcctAGTAATGTTTTGCTCAACAGTGGACCACACATAAAACAGTGGTGCCATAGGATTATAATGGAGCACATATAGAAACCTGATACATGGCACTTGATCTTCCCACTATTGAATATCAGAGTGATATTCAGTAATCATGCTGGGACATTTGCTTttctatatgaaaaaatataaatacaaaaaaagtaccatctaggtttgtgtaagtacactctatcgTGGTGGTACAATGACAAAATAACCTgaagacacatttctcagaatgtatccccattgttaagcaacacatgactattAGCGATTTGGAGATAAGTATGTCCCGGGGGTTGTATCTTTATGGGGATTCAATCTCAAGTTGATAGATACGGCAGAAATCGCATGTAGTCAGCATTTTCCCCCTCACCTGACAAGTACATATAGGAGACATTCTGTAAATATACGCTGAATGAATTGAGCTCCTGCCCAAGACACTATGACCCCATCCACTTCCATGGATCTGATCCTTCCCTTATCTTAGTGATGCTGCAAACTGTATACCCTATGAAGTAAGGGGCTTTCTAGAAGCACTAGAGTTGCCACTAGTCTTCTCATTTCTCTactgatatccttttttttttttttttttttttttttttttttttttttttttttttttttgagacggagtctcgctctgccgcccaggctggagtgcagtggccggatctcagctcactgcaagctctgcctcccgggttcacgccattctcctgcctcagcctcccgagtagttgggactacaggcgcctgccaccgcgcccggctagttttttgtattttttagtagagaaggggtttcaccgggttagccaggatggtctcgatctcctgacctcgtgatccgcccgtctcggcctcccaaagtgctgggattacaggcttgagccaccgcgcccggcctctctacTGATATCCTAAATGAATTTCTGAGAAGATCCATTAATAGTTTGGGATTCAGTAATTCCTACATTTCTAAACTACTGATACAAGGCCGTAGTAAGGGCAACAAATGAGTTTGGGGATGGGATTATGACCAGAAtcatatttgattaaaataaatccCTCTGAGATAAAAGTAGATTTCTTGGGTGGggtgtgatgactcacacctgtaatcccagcactgtgggtggctgaggcagcaTATCAAttgcagccaggagtttgaaaccaacatgagcaacatagcaagacctgtctctactaaataaacaaaagttataaaaattttaaaaagtagactaCTTCTAGGAAAAGGCATTGATAAGTCTGTTTTATAACTTCTGTTTTATGTGCtctatacattttgaaaatgtttactttGGAAATTTCTTTTCAGACTCAGAAAATTAAACTGGAAGAGAATTTTAATCCGCCATCGAGAAGACATTCCTTTTGATGGTACAAATGATGAaatggaaagacaaaggaaattttccatttttgaagaaaaagtgtTCAGTGTTAATGGAGCCAGGGGAAACCACATGGACTTTGGTCAGCTCTATCAGTTCTTAAATGCCAAAGGATGTGGGGATGTTTTCCAGATGTTTTTTGGTGTAGAAGGACAATGACAGTAAGAGTAGTTGAAAGTATCTTGTCACTGTtagtcttttgatttttttttcccactttttcttgAAAGATTaagtaagtaattttattttagttccaTTCTAGAACGTTGGGGAGTGGGGGACAAGAAAAAATAGTATAGCTGAAATGCATCTGTTAAAAATGTCATGATTGAAAGCAGAACTGAGTTTTAAATTACAACCTTAAAATTGTTAGATATTTCTTCACATATCAGCTGcccatttagaaaaagaaatgatccACAAAGGTGATGTTGGTGCTCCAATTTGCCAGCCATTCCCAACCCCCTTCTCCCTTACCTGCCTTCACTAAAGAACCCAGAAAAGCTAATTGTTTCCCTTTCAGCCTCTGTTGCAACTAACAACTCTCAGTGGCCTCAGGACACAGCTTTGGCCTTGGGAATTCTGGGAAAACTTTTGCTTCCTGATTAAAGAAACATATGCAGCTAGGCCACCTCCTCCCCCTCTTACTTTTATAAACGCCAAAgtgatggctggagctggaggagtTATTTGAACTATGACAGAAGGAAGGACTAAGAGAACCACGAAGATGCCAGTTGCCACGTTGTTGAGCTGCTGACCCAACACCAGCCGCTGCCTATCTCTAGACGTCTTATGAAATAAAACcagttttgtttaatttctaggctttttttttttttttaatagacggagtcttgctctgtcacccaggctggagtgcaatggtgcgatctcggctcactgcaacctccgcctcccaagttcaagcgattctcctgcctcggcctcccgagtagctgagattacaggggcctgccaccatgcctggctaatttttgtgtttttagtagagacggggtttccccatgttggccaggctggtctcgaactcctgacctcaggtgatcgcccgcctcggcctcccaatgtgctgggattacaggcatgagccaccacgcccagccaatttctaGGCTTTTTACTAGCAGTTGAAAGCTAGTTTGTCAAATAGAGTTTTTCAGAGCTTTAGTTTTGCATTTACCCCAGCCTTTTGATACATAAATAGGTGAAGTTTTTctgaagtggagtttgcagttcGTCTCGTTTTGTATACTCACGCTCTGCCCCTGTTCCTGGGCTTGCCTCAGACAAGGCTGAGGCACGAGTAGGGCTTAAACTTTTTTAACAAGCGTCAACAATTCATCAAATTAGTAATTTAGAAGATTTGTTTGGCAAATTGTATTCTGACATTTTTTTGTTCTGGAAATGGCTTTCCGTATACTTCTTTTTGCCAAATTTTGACCTACCATTAAACACACCACTCAGTTTTTAAGGACCTCCATAAATTGGTTccaaaagcatttattatttattaatttgctaGCATGCAGGTTGATACCAGGTGTTGGATATTTCTTGACCAGTCAGACTTGGTTGAGGAATGGAGTTGGGGTGAGAAACAATGCATTAAGTTAGTAAAAAGTTGGAGGCAAACTATGCTTATCACAAAATGAATCAGTAAGTGAAAGATAGCATATATTATGTAATACAATGTAGAAATCTGaaggaataaaatggaagaaGGCAATGTGGATAGATCTTAAATATAAAGGTTATTAAACATAAATAAGGGTCAGAATGGTATTTAAAGCACAGTGCTTGTATTGGACCTAAATCTTATGTACCTCCCCAGATTTCCTCCCTGCTGCCCATTCCTATTGCCCTGTCAGTTGCCCTGGAAATCCCAGTTCCTCTGCTGCCACCAGACAGCCAGATGGACCAGTTCTGTGTCTAGTTTCTCATTCCTCCAGTGACTAACAGATTTGTATGAAATACCCTACAGAGAATGGAATCTGACATTCCTACCACCAAAGGGGGCAGATGATGCATATATTACTTTAAGCAGCTAAAGTGGCAACTAAACCGCTAAAACTTTTTCAGTTTCTGTACATTATATTAAAAACCAGATTGCTATGCATAATATGCAGATCTCAAATGTCACATAAACACATAGAATGCAACAGAGTAGTTTTACAAGTTTTATTTCCTGGGACATCAGTCAAATTTAGACGTTTATGATTAAGTCATACTAAGCCAGGGAAGTACAGATTTTCCAATCTTGTGATGAGAAAGTTCCTTTGAGAATGGATAAATGTAGTGAAATGTTAGAAATGTTAAGAGTATAAGCAATATAGCTttcttaggtttcttttttttttttctggagacagactctgtctggatctgtcaccctggctggagtgcagtagtgcaatcctggcttactgcaacctccgccgcctggggttcaagtgattctcccacctcattctcccaagtagccgagattacaggtgcgtgttaCCACACTCGctactttttggatttttagtagagacggggattgactatgttggccatgctggtcttgaactcttgacctcagatgatccacctgcctcagcctctcaaagtgctggaattacaggcgtgagccaccgcgccctgcccagTTTCTACCAATGATTATATACTTGATATATAAACAtccttaaatataaaatgttctgtatGATTGCACATAAAAAAATTTGTTCAGCAATGACGATTTATCAACATATTAATGTAGTAACTATTTTGAACTGGAATCAcctataaaaaatgataaatcctGAAAAACCGTTTCAAGTCAAATTATgtttaaaagttacattttctaaagaaaacaagTACTGGCAGGGAATATTGGCCacatgctttgttttattttgtttttgtttgtttgtttgaagaggaagtctcgctctgtagcccaggctggagtgtgagtgcagtggcgtgatctcggctcacggcaacctctgcctcccaggttcaagcaattctgcctcagcctcccgagtagatgggattacaggcgcgcgccactgcacccggctaattttttgtatttttagtagagatgggggtttcaccatgttagccaggctggtcttgaactccggacctcaggtaatccgtccgcgttggcctcccaaagtgctatttATTCTGTTATTAAGAAAGATGTGTATCAgggaaactaaaaaataacaGACCATTGGTGAAATTCCATAAAAGCGACAATGCAGCCAAGGTTTAAAGGTATTTAAGGGCAGATGCAGAAATTACGTTCCCGCCCCACCCCCCTACCCCCAGCGATTATTAGAACTACTTGAGAAAACTGAGTCCATAAAAACTCAGCAAAGGGGCACCACAAGCATTCCACTTAAACACAATCTGCCCATCTGAAGCCATCAGATCGGGGAAGGGATGTAGGTCGTAAAGTCCTTTGCCATCCCTGTGAGGGGCAGAGCCGGGCGAGGGAAGATTCCAGATCAGCGTGGAAGTGTCTGCTGGCTGCCTACAGACACCCGGGTATCGCAAGGCTCCCAGGCGCTCTGGGGCTGTCATCGACAGCTAGGCTTTCTCTTGTGACCCCGGCAGCTCCCGAGCACTCGCAGGCCCCACAGGCAGCCTAAGAGCGCGGAGTGAAGCTCGCCATACTTCGCGCGTGCGCCTTCCTGGG
Above is a genomic segment from Macaca thibetana thibetana isolate TM-01 chromosome 3, ASM2454274v1, whole genome shotgun sequence containing:
- the RWDD2B gene encoding RWD domain-containing protein 2B encodes the protein MIEIEQAEAQLAELDLLASMFPGENELIVNDQLAVAELKDCIEKKTMEGRSSKVYFTINMNLDVSEEAMAMFSLACILPFKYPAVLPEITVRSVILSRSQQTQLNTDLTAFLQKHCHGDVCILNATEWVREHASGYVSRDTSSSPPTGSTVQSVDLIFTRLWIYSHHIYNKCKRKNILEWAKELSLSGFSMPGKPGVVCVEGPQSACEEFWSRLRKLNWKRILIRHREDIPFDGTNDEMERQRKFSIFEEKVFSVNGARGNHMDFGQLYQFLNAKGCGDVFQMFFGVEGQ